One region of Drosophila teissieri strain GT53w chromosome 2L, Prin_Dtei_1.1, whole genome shotgun sequence genomic DNA includes:
- the LOC122616323 gene encoding splicing factor 45 isoform X2, with protein MVLGHKNVADPAGSKNGCQKTKPEVTCSAPMTTVVYKTLITGKALPPIPESVKKGDWDATDEYDPQWPNEYEKLKEKTNGSDKNRGFVCGSAAGTDREEKELDRKRGRVGRREVSAPNLKITGFGQRQLDDDVYLPSASSVAKQGGATIAPPPSLQEISIDSGCEVTNSIPYSASSVAAKIMAKYGFKDGQGLGKSEQGMAIALQVEKTSKRGGRIIHEKDVFLPPMALSPPAVSSQIGLIPGHKAIPPPQVAGTADESGETGSSITEIMKSPSKVVLLRNMVGPGDVDEELEPEVKDECNTKYGEVNSVIIHESFGTVPEDAVKIFVEFRRIESAIKAVVDLNGRFFGGRQVRAGFYNYDKFKRFQLY; from the exons ATGGTCCTCgggcataaaaatgttgcagaCCCAGCTGGCAGTAAAAATGGCTGTCAAAAAACCA AGCCAGAAGTTACATGTTCAGCTCCAATGACTACGGTTGTATACAAAACTTTAATAACTGGCAAAGCCCTTCCGCCCATACCGGAAAGCGTTAAAAAGGGCGATTGGGACGCTACTGATGAATACGACCCGCAATGGCcaaatgaatatgaaaaactCAAGGAGAAAACTAATGGCAGTGACAAAAACCGAGGTTTCGTTTGTGGAAGCGCGGCCGGAACTGATCGCGAAGAGAAAGAATTAGATCGGAAACGTGGACGCGTCGGTCGTCGAGAAGTCTCAGCCCCTAATCTGAAGATTACCGGGTTTGGTCAGCGGCAACTCGATGATGACGTATACTTGCCATCTGCGAGCTCTGTAGCTAAACAGGGAGGTGCAACAATTGCTCCCCCTCCGTCCCTCCAGGAAATATCAATTGATAGTGGTTGCGAAGTCACTAATTCAATACCATATTCTGCCAGTTCGGTAGCCGCCAAAATTATGGCTAAGTATGGGTTTAAGGATGGTCAGGGCCTCGGGAAATCGGAGCAGGGTATGGCCATAGCCCTTCAAGTGGAGAAAACCTCCAAGCGTGGTGGACGGATCATACACGAAAAAGACGTTTTTCTGCCACCTATGGCATTGTCGCCACCTGCGGTTAGCTCTCAAATAGGGCTAATACCCGGTCACAAGGCCATTCCTCCACCCCAGGTGGCGGGCACGGCGGATGAGAGTGGCGAGACCGGGTCCAGCATCACGGAGATTATGAAATCACCAAGCAAGGTGGTTCTTCTACGTAACATGGTAGGACCCGGGGACGTAGACGAAGAATTGGAGCCTGAGGTAAAAGACGAATGCAACACAAAGTACGGAGAAGTGAACAGCGTCATTATTCACGAATCGTTTGGAACTGTGCCAGAAGATGCGGTTAAAATATTCGTGGAATTTAGACGCATCGAAAGTGCCATTAAAG CTGTAGTTGACCTGAATGGGCGCTTTTTTGGAGGACGTCAAGTACGAGCAGGGTTTTACAACTATGATAAGTTTAAACGTTTTCAATTGTATTAA
- the LOC122616323 gene encoding splicing factor 45 isoform X1: protein MDLYDGIDTRARSSQIDGWSSGIKMLQTQLAVKMAVKKPLMTPVVNLRAKRPAEPEVTCSAPMTTVVYKTLITGKALPPIPESVKKGDWDATDEYDPQWPNEYEKLKEKTNGSDKNRGFVCGSAAGTDREEKELDRKRGRVGRREVSAPNLKITGFGQRQLDDDVYLPSASSVAKQGGATIAPPPSLQEISIDSGCEVTNSIPYSASSVAAKIMAKYGFKDGQGLGKSEQGMAIALQVEKTSKRGGRIIHEKDVFLPPMALSPPAVSSQIGLIPGHKAIPPPQVAGTADESGETGSSITEIMKSPSKVVLLRNMVGPGDVDEELEPEVKDECNTKYGEVNSVIIHESFGTVPEDAVKIFVEFRRIESAIKAVVDLNGRFFGGRQVRAGFYNYDKFKRFQLY from the exons ATGGATCTGTATGATGGCATTGATACGAGGGCGCGATCAAGCCAGATTGATGGATGGTCCTCgggcataaaaatgttgcagaCCCAGCTGGCAGTAAAAATGGCTGTCAAAAAACCA CTCATGACGCCAGTCGTCAATCTAAGGGCCAAACGACCCGCAGAGCCAGAAGTTACATGTTCAGCTCCAATGACTACGGTTGTATACAAAACTTTAATAACTGGCAAAGCCCTTCCGCCCATACCGGAAAGCGTTAAAAAGGGCGATTGGGACGCTACTGATGAATACGACCCGCAATGGCcaaatgaatatgaaaaactCAAGGAGAAAACTAATGGCAGTGACAAAAACCGAGGTTTCGTTTGTGGAAGCGCGGCCGGAACTGATCGCGAAGAGAAAGAATTAGATCGGAAACGTGGACGCGTCGGTCGTCGAGAAGTCTCAGCCCCTAATCTGAAGATTACCGGGTTTGGTCAGCGGCAACTCGATGATGACGTATACTTGCCATCTGCGAGCTCTGTAGCTAAACAGGGAGGTGCAACAATTGCTCCCCCTCCGTCCCTCCAGGAAATATCAATTGATAGTGGTTGCGAAGTCACTAATTCAATACCATATTCTGCCAGTTCGGTAGCCGCCAAAATTATGGCTAAGTATGGGTTTAAGGATGGTCAGGGCCTCGGGAAATCGGAGCAGGGTATGGCCATAGCCCTTCAAGTGGAGAAAACCTCCAAGCGTGGTGGACGGATCATACACGAAAAAGACGTTTTTCTGCCACCTATGGCATTGTCGCCACCTGCGGTTAGCTCTCAAATAGGGCTAATACCCGGTCACAAGGCCATTCCTCCACCCCAGGTGGCGGGCACGGCGGATGAGAGTGGCGAGACCGGGTCCAGCATCACGGAGATTATGAAATCACCAAGCAAGGTGGTTCTTCTACGTAACATGGTAGGACCCGGGGACGTAGACGAAGAATTGGAGCCTGAGGTAAAAGACGAATGCAACACAAAGTACGGAGAAGTGAACAGCGTCATTATTCACGAATCGTTTGGAACTGTGCCAGAAGATGCGGTTAAAATATTCGTGGAATTTAGACGCATCGAAAGTGCCATTAAAG CTGTAGTTGACCTGAATGGGCGCTTTTTTGGAGGACGTCAAGTACGAGCAGGGTTTTACAACTATGATAAGTTTAAACGTTTTCAATTGTATTAA